In Elusimicrobiota bacterium, one DNA window encodes the following:
- a CDS encoding PD40 domain-containing protein, with translation MIRALRPLPLLLFLGAIPAALHAFGQNKVRADAFEWRVVRTPHFEIHATPEGSALLPRVAQILEEAHARITTDLGVPTPGPTPVFLYPTHNQFEQTNVVDIGEGTGGVTEAFKNRLLIFNDGTDAWLRHVLPHEFTHVVEFDALYGGLWRSARFLKSPFYPLWFMEGLSEYESGEVDRAEEDMVLRDAATRGALYPLSELHGFSHLKPHQVTLGYKQGGAAVRFLAEEYGRDKPGEFLRLMRDRFDENSILQDLTGQDFARFDSRYREWLTDFYADQAAGAAEPEADGERITVPDDLPVFNSAPALSPDGRRLAYVTDRDGRHDVVLRRLDTGEEFRIGGLEGGRTENLQSQNRALAFSPDGRWVAFFGEKEQRDFLYLYDVERRRLRRTRTPLAEMRSPVFSPNGARLAVSALADGRRDLYEISPGGRVLRRLTRTPEDEDHPAYSPDGRRLVFSREVPGAVDAPPDRQLVLWDLDTGAAVNETRLPGRETEPVFGPGGTAVFFVGEGTAAVRNLYRWDPASGDVSRLTNAIGGDFSPAFSRDGAVSLYSAYRDQSLHLYRAAPALWTRPGTPILPTAAAPPPPPPAPVGDPRPYRFKASTDLFFPVVYYSSEGGLFAAALWQSSEWLGDHDLRLVFQYASGDRLLDYNAEYAYRRFRPEFFLAASGQSFYNDIDRTDRERESVRTVGARYPLDRFHRLEGAVSFLHRDRTFSLTPSRDFQEDENTFSTAWTRDTAQGRYLGVTGGSRLTLEEKWTAEVLGTDRRYRTHRMEHHVFVPTGGESAFAFRTRAGASVGREPERLRLGGADRLRGYPRRGDDVRSTRFALVNAEWRTPLVYLRGATLPVLAGVTVKAIYGTLFADAGLDWNHHGELRRKKWTDVRQSVGAGVGFPAFLFQSFPLWADVQAAKRTDARFWTFYLSIGPTF, from the coding sequence GTGATCCGGGCCCTCCGCCCGCTCCCCCTCCTCCTCTTCCTGGGCGCGATCCCCGCCGCCCTCCACGCCTTCGGCCAAAACAAGGTCCGCGCCGACGCCTTCGAATGGCGGGTGGTTCGAACGCCGCATTTTGAAATTCACGCGACCCCCGAAGGGTCCGCCCTCCTTCCCCGGGTCGCCCAGATTTTGGAGGAGGCGCACGCCCGGATCACGACCGACTTGGGCGTTCCCACTCCCGGGCCCACCCCGGTGTTCCTTTACCCCACGCACAACCAATTTGAACAGACCAACGTCGTCGACATCGGCGAAGGGACCGGCGGCGTCACCGAGGCTTTCAAAAATCGCCTGCTGATTTTCAACGACGGGACCGACGCCTGGCTCCGCCACGTCCTGCCCCACGAGTTTACCCACGTGGTCGAATTCGACGCCCTCTACGGCGGGCTGTGGCGCTCGGCGCGGTTCCTTAAATCCCCCTTTTACCCGCTCTGGTTCATGGAAGGCCTGTCCGAATACGAAAGCGGCGAGGTGGACCGGGCCGAGGAAGACATGGTTTTGCGGGACGCCGCCACCCGGGGCGCCCTGTATCCGTTGAGCGAGCTTCACGGGTTCAGCCACCTGAAACCCCATCAAGTGACCCTCGGTTACAAACAGGGGGGCGCGGCGGTCCGGTTTTTAGCGGAGGAATACGGCCGGGACAAACCGGGCGAATTTCTAAGATTAATGCGGGACCGTTTCGACGAAAACTCCATCCTTCAGGATTTGACGGGGCAGGATTTCGCCCGTTTCGACTCGCGCTACCGGGAATGGTTGACGGATTTTTACGCCGACCAGGCCGCCGGGGCCGCGGAACCCGAGGCCGACGGAGAGCGAATCACGGTTCCGGACGATCTGCCCGTTTTCAACAGCGCTCCGGCCCTATCGCCGGACGGCCGCCGCCTGGCGTACGTGACCGACCGGGACGGGCGGCACGACGTGGTTTTGCGTCGGTTGGACACCGGGGAGGAATTCCGAATCGGGGGGCTCGAAGGCGGGCGAACGGAGAATCTGCAGTCCCAGAACCGAGCCCTGGCTTTTTCGCCCGATGGCCGCTGGGTCGCTTTTTTCGGGGAAAAGGAACAGCGCGACTTTCTTTACCTTTACGACGTCGAGCGTCGACGGCTCCGCCGAACGCGCACGCCCCTGGCGGAAATGCGGTCCCCGGTCTTTTCCCCGAACGGCGCCCGGCTGGCGGTTTCCGCGCTGGCGGACGGCCGCCGGGACCTTTATGAGATTTCCCCCGGAGGCCGCGTCCTCCGCCGGCTCACCCGGACGCCCGAAGACGAGGATCACCCGGCCTACAGCCCCGACGGGCGGCGTCTGGTCTTTTCCCGAGAGGTCCCCGGCGCGGTCGACGCGCCGCCGGATCGGCAATTGGTGCTGTGGGATTTGGATACGGGCGCGGCCGTCAACGAAACCCGCCTGCCCGGCCGGGAGACGGAGCCGGTCTTCGGCCCGGGAGGGACCGCCGTGTTCTTTGTGGGGGAGGGGACCGCGGCCGTCCGAAATCTCTATCGTTGGGATCCGGCCTCCGGGGACGTGTCCCGTTTGACCAACGCGATTGGCGGGGATTTCTCCCCGGCCTTTTCCCGGGACGGCGCGGTGTCGCTTTACTCCGCCTACCGGGATCAATCCCTGCACCTCTATCGGGCGGCGCCCGCCCTGTGGACGCGCCCCGGAACGCCGATTTTACCGACGGCGGCCGCCCCGCCGCCCCCGCCGCCGGCCCCGGTGGGCGATCCGCGGCCCTACCGTTTCAAAGCCTCCACCGACCTTTTTTTCCCGGTGGTGTATTACTCTTCCGAAGGCGGACTCTTCGCCGCGGCTCTCTGGCAATCCTCCGAGTGGCTGGGCGACCACGATTTGCGCCTGGTGTTTCAGTACGCCAGCGGCGATCGTTTGCTGGACTACAACGCCGAATATGCCTACCGCCGCTTCCGTCCGGAATTCTTTCTCGCCGCTTCGGGGCAGAGTTTTTACAACGACATCGATCGGACCGACCGGGAGCGGGAATCCGTTCGCACCGTCGGTGCCCGCTACCCCCTCGACCGTTTCCACCGGCTGGAGGGCGCGGTTTCTTTCCTTCACCGCGACCGCACCTTTTCCCTGACGCCCAGCCGGGATTTCCAGGAGGACGAGAACACCTTTTCCACCGCCTGGACCCGGGACACGGCCCAGGGCCGCTACCTGGGGGTGACCGGGGGTTCGCGCCTGACCCTGGAGGAAAAATGGACCGCCGAGGTGTTGGGCACCGACCGGCGCTACCGGACCCATCGAATGGAACACCATGTTTTCGTGCCCACCGGAGGGGAAAGCGCCTTCGCTTTTCGAACGCGGGCGGGGGCCAGCGTGGGGCGCGAGCCCGAACGCCTGCGCCTGGGCGGGGCCGACCGACTCCGGGGCTATCCCCGGCGGGGCGACGACGTCCGTTCAACCCGGTTCGCTTTGGTCAACGCCGAGTGGCGCACGCCGCTGGTGTACCTCCGGGGGGCGACCTTGCCGGTCCTGGCGGGGGTGACGGTCAAGGCGATTTACGGCACGCTGTTCGCCGATGCGGGGCTGGATTGGAACCATCACGGAGAGCTTCGTCGCAAGAAATGGACGGACGTCCGGCAATCGGTGGGGGCCGGGGTGGGGTTTCCGGCTTTTTTGTTTCAGAGTTTTCCGCTCTGGGCGGACGTTCAGGCGGCCAAACGGACGGACGCCCGTTTTTGGACTTTTTACTTGTCGATCGGGCCGACTTTTTAG
- a CDS encoding tetratricopeptide repeat protein — protein MAVSRPGTPTVRPAPSFDPFFPVIVLLGAAAVFWTFTVYQPAPRRPFPRQPADFRSPAALDAAVQTAEKTLAETPENVEALLDLAIAQYERGPSQYKEALKSLEKARELGALDERLFYFAGVMYESENLPEYAAPDLERYARRHPEDMETRLRLGNLYYRTDELDKSIDSYRRVLAKKPGDALVSFNLAFVLRDRKNWPEALDALKPFTEGGRAMPTGGHKLLGDLFRGRGDLPKALEEYALERNASGDSAELALAMAQAYQDAGQDELALERWEHVAQLDPKNREARTRLRRLKKRLARASR, from the coding sequence TTGGCCGTGTCGCGACCGGGGACTCCGACGGTCCGCCCCGCGCCGTCCTTCGATCCGTTTTTTCCCGTCATCGTTCTGCTGGGGGCCGCCGCCGTCTTTTGGACGTTCACGGTCTATCAACCGGCGCCGCGCCGCCCGTTCCCCCGCCAGCCGGCGGATTTCCGATCTCCCGCCGCTTTGGACGCGGCCGTTCAAACGGCCGAAAAAACCCTGGCCGAAACCCCCGAAAACGTTGAGGCGCTGTTGGACCTCGCCATCGCCCAATACGAGCGCGGCCCCTCCCAATACAAAGAAGCCTTGAAAAGTCTGGAAAAAGCCCGGGAACTGGGCGCTTTGGACGAGCGCCTGTTCTATTTCGCGGGCGTCATGTACGAAAGCGAAAACCTCCCCGAATACGCCGCGCCCGATCTGGAGCGCTACGCCCGCCGCCACCCCGAGGACATGGAAACCCGCCTTCGCTTGGGCAACCTCTATTACCGGACGGACGAACTGGATAAAAGCATCGATTCCTATCGCCGGGTTCTGGCCAAAAAGCCGGGGGACGCGCTGGTCTCCTTTAACCTGGCCTTCGTTCTTCGGGACCGTAAAAACTGGCCCGAGGCCTTGGACGCGTTGAAACCTTTCACCGAGGGGGGGCGCGCGATGCCCACCGGCGGGCACAAACTCCTGGGGGACCTTTTCCGCGGTCGGGGCGACCTGCCCAAGGCTCTGGAGGAATACGCCCTGGAGCGTAACGCTTCCGGCGACAGCGCGGAGTTGGCCCTGGCCATGGCCCAGGCCTACCAAGACGCGGGCCAGGACGAATTGGCCCTGGAACGATGGGAACACGTCGCTCAGCTGGACCCCAAGAACCGCGAAGCCCGCACCCGCCTGCGGCGGCTCAAAAAGCGCCTCGCGCGCGCTTCCCGGTGA
- a CDS encoding 30S ribosomal protein S1, with product MTSEAPVKDDMSMEELLAEAEAQSRPGSLVTAHVVEVTAAGVLVDVGLKVEGLIPLAEFRSQAQPPKVGDSFPALIKRLSGPEGHPLVSFKEARDRSQWTHVIQARDAGTPLEATVIRAVKGGLIVDVGMEAFLPASQVDRRPVKDLTPLVGQKFPVAVLEMDTAKGNVVVSRRKLLEKDATQKRADTLKTMEVGKIFNGTVTSLTAFGAFVDIGGIEGLLRITDVSWGWVGKLSDVLKVGDVIDVKVLKFDPASGKIALGRKQLLAKPWDTVDAKFPVNSIQKGKVTSLTDFGAFVELEPGVEGLVHQSEFSWKERGVKPKELLTVGQEVYVFILSINKEQEKMALSLKRAGENPWVEAAREYPAGSRVKGVVTHMLPVGAFVRLPSGIEGLLRTQDMSWTKAPAHPKDVLTVGQEIEAVVIDVNPTTEKMALGLKQLTEDPIAKFAPGATVEGKVVRLTDQGAFLELAPDIEGFVHISEIPSDHRLNHAGEVLKEGEIVTGLVLKGQRKSRRIELSIRKHDQREERQLLKRYRPSGEGVTLGDVTEWGSADEPPAEEPPASDSTPPNA from the coding sequence GTGACGAGCGAGGCACCCGTGAAAGACGATATGAGCATGGAGGAGTTGCTGGCGGAGGCGGAAGCCCAAAGCCGGCCCGGTTCCCTGGTGACCGCCCACGTGGTGGAAGTCACCGCCGCGGGCGTCTTGGTGGACGTCGGTTTGAAAGTCGAAGGCTTGATTCCCTTAGCGGAGTTTCGCTCCCAGGCCCAGCCGCCCAAAGTGGGCGACTCTTTCCCCGCCTTGATCAAACGGCTTTCCGGCCCCGAAGGCCACCCGCTGGTCTCCTTCAAAGAAGCCCGCGACCGTTCCCAGTGGACCCACGTGATCCAAGCCCGCGACGCCGGCACGCCCCTGGAAGCCACCGTCATCCGCGCCGTGAAGGGCGGCTTGATCGTCGACGTGGGCATGGAGGCGTTTCTCCCGGCCTCCCAAGTGGACCGCCGTCCCGTCAAAGATTTGACCCCCCTGGTCGGGCAGAAGTTTCCCGTGGCCGTTTTGGAAATGGACACCGCCAAGGGCAACGTGGTCGTTTCCCGTCGGAAACTCCTCGAAAAAGACGCCACCCAAAAGCGCGCCGACACCCTCAAAACCATGGAAGTGGGCAAAATCTTCAACGGCACCGTCACCAGCCTCACCGCCTTCGGCGCCTTCGTGGACATCGGCGGCATCGAAGGCTTGCTCCGCATCACCGACGTCTCCTGGGGCTGGGTTGGTAAATTGTCCGACGTGCTCAAGGTCGGGGACGTGATCGACGTCAAGGTTTTGAAATTTGATCCCGCGAGCGGCAAAATCGCCCTGGGGCGCAAACAGCTCCTGGCCAAACCCTGGGATACCGTGGACGCCAAGTTCCCGGTCAACTCCATCCAGAAGGGCAAAGTGACCAGCCTGACGGACTTCGGGGCGTTCGTGGAATTGGAGCCCGGCGTGGAAGGGCTGGTCCACCAATCGGAATTTTCCTGGAAAGAACGGGGCGTGAAGCCCAAGGAACTCCTGACCGTCGGCCAGGAGGTGTACGTGTTCATCCTGTCCATCAACAAGGAACAAGAAAAGATGGCCCTGAGCCTCAAACGCGCCGGGGAAAACCCCTGGGTGGAAGCCGCCCGGGAATACCCGGCCGGTTCCCGCGTGAAGGGCGTGGTGACGCACATGCTGCCCGTGGGCGCCTTCGTGCGCTTGCCGAGCGGCATCGAAGGCCTGCTCCGCACCCAGGACATGTCCTGGACCAAAGCCCCCGCCCATCCCAAGGACGTTTTAACCGTCGGCCAGGAAATCGAGGCCGTGGTGATCGACGTGAACCCCACCACCGAAAAGATGGCCCTGGGCCTCAAGCAGTTGACCGAGGACCCCATCGCCAAATTCGCCCCCGGGGCGACCGTGGAAGGCAAAGTGGTCCGCCTCACGGACCAAGGCGCTTTTTTGGAACTGGCCCCCGACATCGAGGGGTTCGTGCACATCAGCGAGATCCCCTCCGACCACCGGTTGAACCACGCCGGCGAAGTGTTGAAGGAAGGCGAAATCGTGACGGGGCTTGTGCTCAAGGGCCAGCGCAAATCGCGCCGCATCGAATTGTCCATCCGCAAGCACGATCAGCGCGAAGAACGGCAGTTGCTCAAACGCTACCGCCCCTCCGGCGAAGGCGTGACCCTGGGCGACGTGACCGAATGGGGTTCCGCGGACGAACCGCCCGCCGAGGAGCCCCCCGCCTCCGATTCCACCCCCCCGAACGCCTGA